The genome window GATGATCGGGAACGGGTTCCGGCTTGTCCTTCAATCTGGCGTCGAACTCCGCGCGAAACTTCTGCAGAGCGGGACGAACCGCCCCCACGCATGCGTCGGAAAGAGGACAAATCGTAGTTCCCCCTTCCATGTTTCTGGATAGGGAAAGAATCAAGTCGATGTCCTGGGTGGTTCCTTCTCCTTCGCGGATCTTATAAAGAATGTCGCGAACCCAATGAGTTCCTTCGCGGCAGGGTGTGCATTGACCGCAGGATTCGTGAGCGTAGAATCTCGCGAACCGATACGTGGTTTCCACGATGTCCGTGCCTTCCGCGAGAACGATCACCGCGCCCGAACCGAGCATGGTTTTGTGTGCCGCCATCGATTCGAAATCCATATTCGCGGTTTTGCATTCTTCCGCCGTGAGAATCGGAACGGAAGATCCGCCGGGAATGATCGCCTTCAAAGGTTTATCGTCTACGATTCCTCCGCAAAGATCATTCACAAGTTCTAATAAAGGAGTTCCTAATTCGATTTCGTAAACGCCCGGACGTTTTACGTGACCGGAAACGCTGAAGAGTCTCGTACCAGGAGATTTTTCGGTTCCGATTTTGGAATACCAATCCGCTCCTTTGTCGAGAATATGAGGAACCGCCGAAAACGTTTCCACGTTATTCACCACGGTCGGGGAACGATAAAGTCCCGACACGGCCGGAAAAGGAGGTTTCAATCTTGGATGCCCCCTCCTGCCTTCGAGAGAATTGATGAGTGCGGTTTCTTCTCCGCAGATATAAGCGCCCGCGCCTTCGTACAAAATCAGATCGAAGTCGAATCCGCTTCCGAGAATGTTCTTTCCGAGATACCCTTTCGCATAGGCTTCGTCGATCGCCTTCTGCATGGTTCTTGCGCCTTTTTGAAATTCTCCGCGGATGTAAAAGAATCCCTTGTTCGAACCGATCGCCTTGGCTCCGATGATCATTCCTTCGATGATCTGATGCGGAAGGTTTTCGATCAGTTTACGATCTTTG of Leptospira sanjuanensis contains these proteins:
- the nuoF gene encoding NADH-quinone oxidoreductase subunit NuoF, yielding MAEMKLLTKYIDNPKSAELEFYESVHGYDGLKKALQMKPDDIIAEVKKSGLRGRGGAGFPTGLKWSFIPKDIPKPKYIICNADEGEPGTFKDRKLIENLPHQIIEGMIIGAKAIGSNKGFFYIRGEFQKGARTMQKAIDEAYAKGYLGKNILGSGFDFDLILYEGAGAYICGEETALINSLEGRRGHPRLKPPFPAVSGLYRSPTVVNNVETFSAVPHILDKGADWYSKIGTEKSPGTRLFSVSGHVKRPGVYEIELGTPLLELVNDLCGGIVDDKPLKAIIPGGSSVPILTAEECKTANMDFESMAAHKTMLGSGAVIVLAEGTDIVETTYRFARFYAHESCGQCTPCREGTHWVRDILYKIREGEGTTQDIDLILSLSRNMEGGTTICPLSDACVGAVRPALQKFRAEFDARLKDKPEPVPDHPRRRKEDRIGETAGGQRTP